A region from the Triticum aestivum cultivar Chinese Spring chromosome 3D, IWGSC CS RefSeq v2.1, whole genome shotgun sequence genome encodes:
- the LOC123075788 gene encoding protein BOBBER 1: MAIISEDIMQEDETSPQQQQVAAAKKDTSSTEVEKKEEESKGRQPNSGNGLDLDNYSWAQQLPEVNLTVPVPEGTKGRSVVCEIKKDHLKVGLKGQPPIIDGELHKPVKVEDCFWSIEDGSSLSILLTKRNRSEWWKSVIKGDPEIDTQRAEPESSKLSDLDPETRQTVEKMMFDQRQKQMGLPTSEEMQNQDMLKKLKSQYPDMDFSGMKMPS; encoded by the coding sequence atggcgatcATCTCCGAGGACATCATGCAGGAGGACGAGACCTCACCGCAGCAGCAACAGGTGGCGGCCGCCAAGAAGGATACCAGCAGCACGGAggtggagaagaaggaggaggagagcaAGGGGAGGCAGCCAAACTCCGGCAACGGCCTCGACCTGGACAACTACTCGTGGGCGCAGCAGCTGCCGGAGGTGAACCTCACCGTCCCCGTCCCCGAAGGGACCAAGGGCAGGTCCGTCGTCTGCGAGATCAAGAAGGACCACCTCAAGGTCGGGCTCAAGGGCCAGCCTCCCATCATCGACGGCGAGCTCCACAAGCCCGTCAAGGTCGAGGACTGCTTCTGGAGCATCGAGGACGGGAGTTCGCTGTCCATACTGCTCACCAAGCGCAACCGGAGCGAGTGGTGGAAGTCCGTGATCAAGGGCGATCCCGAGATCGACACCCAGCGCGCCGAGCCGGAGAGCAGCAAGCTCTCGGATCTGGACCCCGAGACGAGGCAGACCGTGGAGAAGATGATGTTCGACCAGCGGCAGAAGCAGATGGGCTTGCCAACCAGTGAGGAGATGCAGAACCAGGACATGCTCAAGAAACTCAAGTCCCAGTACCCCGACATGGACTTCTCCGGGATGAAGATGCCTTCTTAG